The Clostridium sporogenes genome contains a region encoding:
- the orr gene encoding ornithine racemase Orr produces MSYPRVEVDTKKIRYNTKVLVEECKKRGIKVAAVTKTFCGNPKIAKAIAEEKVDILADSRIENLKKLTHINLPKMLLRLPMISQVEEVVKYADISLVSDIITIRALSREATEQNKIHSIILMIDLGDLREGIFDEEEIYATVKEILNLKSIKLIGIGTNLSCYGGVIPTYENLSQLVNIKKSIENKFNIKIEIISGGNSGSISLFKENRIPKEINQLRLGASISLGIGLNDEHIEPLLEDAFKLVVEIVEVKNKPSVPIGTIGLDAFGNKPFFEDKGIMKRVICAIGRQDISPDNLIPIDDKISVLGSSSDHLLLDITNCNKDYKIGDKVEFNVTFGGCLSVMTSEYVHKVIL; encoded by the coding sequence ATGTCTTATCCCAGGGTTGAAGTAGATACTAAAAAAATTAGATATAATACCAAGGTTTTAGTAGAGGAATGTAAAAAAAGAGGAATAAAAGTAGCCGCGGTAACTAAAACGTTTTGTGGTAATCCTAAAATTGCAAAGGCTATTGCAGAAGAAAAAGTAGATATCTTAGCAGATTCTAGAATAGAAAACTTAAAAAAATTAACTCATATTAATTTGCCTAAAATGCTTTTAAGATTACCTATGATAAGTCAAGTTGAGGAAGTGGTAAAATATGCGGATATTTCACTTGTATCAGATATTATTACTATAAGGGCACTTTCTCGAGAGGCTACAGAACAAAATAAGATACATAGTATTATATTAATGATAGACTTAGGAGATTTAAGGGAAGGTATATTTGATGAAGAGGAAATTTATGCTACTGTAAAGGAAATATTAAATCTTAAAAGTATAAAATTAATAGGCATAGGAACAAACTTATCCTGCTATGGGGGAGTCATCCCTACATACGAAAATTTATCACAGTTAGTTAATATAAAGAAAAGTATAGAAAATAAGTTTAATATAAAAATAGAAATTATTTCAGGAGGAAATTCTGGATCTATTAGTCTATTTAAAGAAAATAGGATACCAAAAGAAATTAATCAATTAAGATTAGGAGCCTCCATATCCTTAGGAATAGGATTAAACGATGAGCATATAGAGCCTCTTTTAGAAGATGCATTTAAATTAGTGGTAGAAATAGTGGAAGTAAAAAACAAGCCTTCAGTACCTATTGGAACTATTGGATTGGATGCTTTTGGTAATAAACCATTTTTTGAGGATAAAGGTATTATGAAAAGAGTCATATGTGCTATAGGAAGGCAAGATATTAGTCCAGATAACCTAATACCTATAGATGACAAAATATCAGTTTTGGGGTCAAGTAGTGACCATCTTTTATTAGATATTACAAATTGTAATAAGGATTATAAAATAGGTGATAAAGTAGAGTTTAATGTTACCTTTGGAGGATGTTTATCCGTAATGACTTCTGAATATGTTCATAAAGTTATATT